A stretch of Henckelia pumila isolate YLH828 chromosome 4, ASM3356847v2, whole genome shotgun sequence DNA encodes these proteins:
- the LOC140867238 gene encoding zinc finger protein ZAT5 has product MESEEDKDLFPIVRAKRTKRYTIHSPVPFATEPPPGDHHHPISSASISISSEESTTTGVEDTARCLILLAQGHFSQNTNATTATQGQQAKGAGLYTCKTCNRAFRSFQALGGHRASHKKPKNERKLTLSLHEDDFRSPSLSSSKKRMPSNYLSLQLNNFPTAAPSPRIHTCVHCGTEFASGQALGGHMRRHRAGLVISPPLNRNATCIYVEEHDHQVIEGEKGERLNKGGNGLGLDLNLPAPELVLTLKD; this is encoded by the coding sequence ATGGAATCTGAAGAGGATAAAGACCTCTTCCCCATCGTTCGGGCCAAGCGCACCAAACGATACACGATTCATTCCCCCGTACCCTTCGCCACCGAGCCACCGCCCGGAGATCACCACCACCCCATCTCCTCCGCCTCCATCTCCATCTCCTCCGAGGAGAGCACCACCACAGGGGTGGAAGACACCGCCCGCTGCCTCATTCTATTAGCCCAGGGCCATTTCTCACAGAACACCAATGCCACCACAGCCACACAGGGCCAGCAGGCGAAAGGTGCGGGCTTGTATACATGCAAGACGTGTAACCGGGCCTTCCGCTCATTCCAGGCCCTCGGAGGCCACCGGGCCAGCCACAAGAAGCCCAAAAATGAGAGAAAATTAACATTGTCTCTTCATGAAGATGATTTCCGATCCCCTTCTTTATCTTCTTCCAAGAAAAGAATGCCCTCCAATTATCTCTCTCTTCAACTGAACAATTTTCCCACGGCGGCTCCGTCTCCGAGAATCCACACGTGCGTGCATTGCGGGACCGAGTTCGCCTCCGGCCAGGCCCTCGGAGGGCACATGAGACGGCACCGGGCCGGCCTGGTTATAAGTCCACCTTTGAACCGGAATGCAACATGCATTTATGTTGAAGAGCATGATCATCAAGTGATTGAGGGGGAGAAAGGAGAAAGATTGAATAAGGGTGGCAATGGGTTGGGTCTGGATCTGAACCTTCCGGCCCCGGAATTGGTTTTAACTTTGAAGGATTAA
- the LOC140863639 gene encoding uncharacterized protein isoform X1 — MYAIKDGWVRQAFAIAPSSDLEGRKSRIRRSKEERKSLAESFIKKYQKSNNGSFPSLNITHKEVGGSFYIVRDIVREIIQENRVLTSPKMNLEERDHYQFLDNGFMAMEHQNDFLVSDRTHLVMNKSLRPYGIKSIESFCSSSIQFCGPESLDLKIINGVSKMRNEEGYDTDNHLLLDHQQVASAEETSNLGEQLPPPDTHEFGTEISIIGGEVLEENPVSDKAVITKAIHIHDQDKSEVNVLTPVQNFDGAETERFNEEQYFKKNNQMVEKTKEFRQRICTESVVMETLGRKNAGAEDIEVLCATTSHVNSDVMVESFPSRPLSGRIHDIGAASVSGVNESDENKLPDSTLELDDELRDEKLVRNLQDPYVESSRFSTPFESTELDVYDVKDLEYKVNCVTKHVVSEESLAMERNSSDYVTSSVSEGSRPLLQRISLETWKRESKKSSPLESRSLLELVKSYMVAFVKFWSE, encoded by the exons ATGTATGCAATTAAAGATGGCTGGGTTAGACAGGCATTTGCCATTGCTCCTAGCAGTGATTTGGAGGGGAGGAAGTCGAGGATTAGACGGTCAAAAGAAGAGAGGAAATCTCTGGCTGAATCTTTCATAAAGAA ATATCAGAAATCAAATAATGGGAGTTTTCCGTCCCTAAACATTACACACAAAGAAGTTGGTGGTTCTTTTTATATAGTGCGAGATATTGTTCGAGAgataattcaagaaaatagGGTGCTAACTTCACCTAAAATGAATTTAGAAGAGCGTGATCATTATCAATTTCTGGATAATGGATTTATGGCTATGGAACATCAAAATGATTTCTTGGTATCAGATAGAACTCATTTAGTGATGAATAAATCTCTCCGTCCATATGGAATCAAAAGCATTGAGAGCTTTTGTAGTTCTTCCATTCAGTTCTGTGGACCCGAATCCTTGGATTTGAAAATCATCAATGGAGTAAGCAAGATGAGAAATGAGGAAGGATATGATACAGATAATCATCTTTTGCTTGATCATCAACAGGTTGCAAGTGCAGAAGAGACTTCAAACCTGGGTGAGCAGCTACCTCCACCCGATACTCATGAGTTTGGAACTGAGATCTCTATTATTGGTGGCGAGGTGCTTGAAGAAAATCCAGTTTCTGATAAAGCAGTCATTACTAAAGCTATTCACATCCATGATCAAGACAAGAGCGAAGTTAATGTCCTTACCCCTGTCCAGAATTTTGATGGAGCGGAAACTGAAAGGTTTAACGAAGAACAatacttcaaaaaaaataatcagaTGGTTGAGAAAACCAAAGAATTCAGGCAACGGATATGTACAGAATCAGTTGTCATGGAGACGTTAGGTAGAAAGAATGCAGGAGCTGAAGATATAGAAGTATTGTGTGCCACGACATCTCATGTAAACTCTGATGTTATGGTGGAAAGTTTTCCTTCAAGGCCCCTTTCTGGGAGAATTCATGACATTGGCGCAGCCTCTGTATCTGGTGTTAATGAGAGTGATGAGAATAAGCTTCCAGATTCCACATTGGAATTGGATGATGAACTCAGGGATGAGAAATTGGTTCGAAATCTTCAAGATCCATACGTGGAAAGTTCAAGATTTTCTACACCATTTGAATCTACCGAGCTTGATGTCTATGATGTCAAGGACCTAGAATATAAG GTGAATTGTGTGACAAAGCATGTGGTTTCTGAAGAATCCCTTGCAATGGAAAGAAATTCTAGTGATTATGTTACGAGCAGTGTATCGGAAGGAAGCAGACCCTTGCTGCAAAGAATCAGTCT TGAAACTTGGAAAAGGGAGTCGAAGAAATCTTCTCCTCTTGAAAGCAGATCGCTTCTGGAATTAGTCAAGTCTTACATGGTTGCTTTTGTGAAGTTTTGGAGTGAATGA
- the LOC140863639 gene encoding uncharacterized protein isoform X2: MNLEERDHYQFLDNGFMAMEHQNDFLVSDRTHLVMNKSLRPYGIKSIESFCSSSIQFCGPESLDLKIINGVSKMRNEEGYDTDNHLLLDHQQVASAEETSNLGEQLPPPDTHEFGTEISIIGGEVLEENPVSDKAVITKAIHIHDQDKSEVNVLTPVQNFDGAETERFNEEQYFKKNNQMVEKTKEFRQRICTESVVMETLGRKNAGAEDIEVLCATTSHVNSDVMVESFPSRPLSGRIHDIGAASVSGVNESDENKLPDSTLELDDELRDEKLVRNLQDPYVESSRFSTPFESTELDVYDVKDLEYKVNCVTKHVVSEESLAMERNSSDYVTSSVSEGSRPLLQRISLETWKRESKKSSPLESRSLLELVKSYMVAFVKFWSE, encoded by the exons ATGAATTTAGAAGAGCGTGATCATTATCAATTTCTGGATAATGGATTTATGGCTATGGAACATCAAAATGATTTCTTGGTATCAGATAGAACTCATTTAGTGATGAATAAATCTCTCCGTCCATATGGAATCAAAAGCATTGAGAGCTTTTGTAGTTCTTCCATTCAGTTCTGTGGACCCGAATCCTTGGATTTGAAAATCATCAATGGAGTAAGCAAGATGAGAAATGAGGAAGGATATGATACAGATAATCATCTTTTGCTTGATCATCAACAGGTTGCAAGTGCAGAAGAGACTTCAAACCTGGGTGAGCAGCTACCTCCACCCGATACTCATGAGTTTGGAACTGAGATCTCTATTATTGGTGGCGAGGTGCTTGAAGAAAATCCAGTTTCTGATAAAGCAGTCATTACTAAAGCTATTCACATCCATGATCAAGACAAGAGCGAAGTTAATGTCCTTACCCCTGTCCAGAATTTTGATGGAGCGGAAACTGAAAGGTTTAACGAAGAACAatacttcaaaaaaaataatcagaTGGTTGAGAAAACCAAAGAATTCAGGCAACGGATATGTACAGAATCAGTTGTCATGGAGACGTTAGGTAGAAAGAATGCAGGAGCTGAAGATATAGAAGTATTGTGTGCCACGACATCTCATGTAAACTCTGATGTTATGGTGGAAAGTTTTCCTTCAAGGCCCCTTTCTGGGAGAATTCATGACATTGGCGCAGCCTCTGTATCTGGTGTTAATGAGAGTGATGAGAATAAGCTTCCAGATTCCACATTGGAATTGGATGATGAACTCAGGGATGAGAAATTGGTTCGAAATCTTCAAGATCCATACGTGGAAAGTTCAAGATTTTCTACACCATTTGAATCTACCGAGCTTGATGTCTATGATGTCAAGGACCTAGAATATAAG GTGAATTGTGTGACAAAGCATGTGGTTTCTGAAGAATCCCTTGCAATGGAAAGAAATTCTAGTGATTATGTTACGAGCAGTGTATCGGAAGGAAGCAGACCCTTGCTGCAAAGAATCAGTCT TGAAACTTGGAAAAGGGAGTCGAAGAAATCTTCTCCTCTTGAAAGCAGATCGCTTCTGGAATTAGTCAAGTCTTACATGGTTGCTTTTGTGAAGTTTTGGAGTGAATGA